A segment of the Streptococcus chenjunshii genome:
TTTTTCAGAGAACCTGAAGCGAGAATAAAACGATGCATAAACTCATAATCTTCCGGCTCCAGTTCAAACAGCCAAGATGGTATCTTTTCGTCTCCCATATCTGTCACCTTCTCTCTCCTATCAGTATAACACTAAACATTATGAAAGTAAATATTAATATTATTGAAAATAAACTTTATTTTATAAAAACAAAATGCCATTTACATAAAAAAAAGAATCAATAAAAAAAGAGTAGGGCAAGTTGATTAAGGAGATCGCAATCCCTCGCGCAGCAAGGGATAAGAACTTCCGAGCAGCCACTGCCCCAAACTTATATGTTTAAAAATAAAACGAGGCAGGACTTTGGCCCTGCCTCTTCATATCGATTAGTCTCAAATATTATTTCGCCTTCAAGGCTGACAGCACTTGTGTCCGAATATCCTCCACTCCATCAGGTTTACTAGGCAAAAAGAGTGTTTGATTGCCGGCCGCAGCAAACTGATTCAGAGTATCAAGATATTGGTTAGTCAACAGAATAGACATAATTTGCTCTTCTGTCATCCCGACATTAGCCAGCTTTAATTCCTGAATTGATTCTGCCAAACCGTCGACAATGGCCTTACGCTGCTGAGCAATACCTACACCGTGCAGCCGGTCTTTTTCTGCCTCAGCTTCTGCTGCAGTAACGATTTTAATCTTATCAGCGTTAGCCAGTTCCTGAGCAGCGACACGTTTCCGCTGAGCAGCATTAATCTCATTCATAGACTGTTTAACTTCCGCATCCGGTTCAACCTTAGTAATCAGTGTTTTAACAATGAGATAGCCGTAAGTTGACATTTCCTCTGCCACCTGATGCTGAACCTCCAGAGCAATCTCATCTTTTTTCTCAAACAGTTCATCCAGAGTCAGTTTTGGCACCGAGGAACGCAGAGCATCTTCAATATAAGATTTAATCTGTGCTTCAGGCCGCATCAGTTTGTAATAAGCATCTATCACATTTTGTTCATTAACTCGGTACTGCGTTGCTATATTCAAGGTCACAAAAACATTATCTTTTGTTTTGGTCTCAACCACAATCTCAGACTGCAAAAGGCGCAGCTGGATACGAGCCGCAATCTTGTCAATACCAAAAGGCAGACGGATATGAATCCCACTGGACGATGTCATCTGGTATTTCCCAAAACGCTCAATAATAGCAACAGACTGTTGCCGGACAACATAAAGCGTGCTGCCTATCACTATCAGGACAATAAAAAATAAAAATAAAAGAAAAATCAATGCAAACACCCTAAAACCTCCTCAAATTAAGATACAAAGGCCGTTAAGAAATCCGTATGAAAATAGGGAAGGACGAGCGATGATCCACATCGCGACGGACTTCATCTTTTTCACTAGGATTTTAGGCCGTGTTCAGTTCAATTAAGATACAAAGGCCGCTAAAAACGCAAAGTAAAAATAAGAGCCTGACCGCCGAGTCACTAAAGACCCAAGGGAAGGCTATACTCACAGAGCAGCCGCACTCGTACGTCAGCTTGCGCTTCCTACGATTGCGTCTCTGTTTTACGCAGCGTTTAGGCCAAGTTCCGTTTTTGTCTTATACAGATAATACAATTATAGTTTATTTGCTATTTTTGTCAAGAAAAAACCGGACGTAAAACTTTTGGCAATATCCGAAAACAATGACGGAACAGCCTAGACAAGCATATTATAAAGGCTCTCATTGCCGTGTAAATTAATATAAGACGGATCAAAAGCGGACAGGCGCTCAATAAGAGCAGCATAATCTTTCTTGTCCCCCAGCGTTATACCGATTAAAACCGGCCCAGTTCCTTTATTAGCCCGTTTAATATACTCAAAGCGCGTGATGTCATCATTCGGACCTAAAATATTATTGACAAATTCCCGTAAAGCTCCAGGCCTCTGCGGAAAATTAACAACAAAATAGTGCTTTACCCCATCATAAATCAGAGCGCGTTCTTCCATTTCCTGCATCCGGTTAATATCATTGTTGCCTCCTGAAATGATGCAGACAACTGTTTTTCCTTTGATGTCATCTTTCATAACTTCAAGAGCTGCTATCGAAGCCGCTCCGGCAGGTTCCGCAATAATCCCTTGTTTCGAATACATATCAATCAGCGTTTCAGAAATCAGCCCCTCATCAACCCCAATCAATTGATCAACATATCTTCTGGCCACTTCATAGGTGCTGCTGCCAACCTT
Coding sequences within it:
- a CDS encoding SPFH domain-containing protein translates to MFALIFLLFLFFIVLIVIGSTLYVVRQQSVAIIERFGKYQMTSSSGIHIRLPFGIDKIAARIQLRLLQSEIVVETKTKDNVFVTLNIATQYRVNEQNVIDAYYKLMRPEAQIKSYIEDALRSSVPKLTLDELFEKKDEIALEVQHQVAEEMSTYGYLIVKTLITKVEPDAEVKQSMNEINAAQRKRVAAQELANADKIKIVTAAEAEAEKDRLHGVGIAQQRKAIVDGLAESIQELKLANVGMTEEQIMSILLTNQYLDTLNQFAAAGNQTLFLPSKPDGVEDIRTQVLSALKAK